Proteins encoded within one genomic window of Cellulomonas flavigena DSM 20109:
- a CDS encoding 3-hydroxyacyl-CoA dehydrogenase NAD-binding domain-containing protein, with the protein MSTSAPRPERVTHALVRDVRLPGGLGTLALVTLDNGLDHTKPTTLGPQGIAELTAVLRAQQARAAAGEIAALAVTGKPYFLAAGADLTQVATVATREEALALGRGGHEAYRLLGELGVPTFAFVNGVALGGGLEVALNCDYRTAASDVRALALPETGLGLVPGWGGAYLVPRLVGIEKALEVILTRPAANKPYTAQQAAEIGLVDVVLDPADFLEESVRWAARVLSGEIDVPRRPLDDAPTWEAAVGAARARLDATVHGSRPAPGRALDLMAAARVADKDTAFAAEDEALADLILSDEMRASVYAFGLVQGGKRPTGAPDKALARPVTRVGVVGAGLMAAQIALLFAQRLGVPVVMRDLDEARVEQGLGAVRSTVERLVSGGRMSSDAGARIVAQVTGSTHIGVFAGCDLVIEAVTEVLDLKKRVFAELEGVIAPDAILATNTSALSITRMAADLQHPERVVGLHFFNPVVAMPLVEVVQAEQTSDEALATAFAVSAKLRKTAVLVKDRPGFVVNRLLVLLLGKIVEAVEQGTPVDVADRALDPLGLPMPPFELFDLVGPAVGLHVLTSLREDLGERFPRSPGLEKLVADGTKVVQAAPAKGLPKLVDPAVQAVFDAARETPAAAEPLDAAGVLDAVLTALTVEIGHMLDEGVVATPQQIDLCMILGAGWGFHLGGITPYLDRTGYSEKVLGHRLLPDGLANVPTH; encoded by the coding sequence ATGAGCACGTCCGCGCCGCGCCCCGAGCGCGTCACCCACGCCCTCGTCCGTGACGTCCGACTGCCGGGCGGGCTCGGCACGCTGGCCCTCGTCACGCTCGACAACGGGCTGGACCACACCAAGCCGACGACCCTGGGCCCCCAGGGGATCGCCGAGCTCACGGCCGTGCTGCGGGCGCAGCAGGCGCGAGCCGCCGCCGGCGAGATCGCCGCCCTCGCCGTGACGGGCAAGCCGTACTTCCTCGCCGCGGGCGCCGACCTCACGCAGGTCGCGACCGTCGCCACGCGCGAGGAGGCGCTGGCCCTGGGCCGCGGGGGTCACGAGGCCTACCGCCTCCTCGGCGAGCTCGGCGTCCCGACGTTCGCCTTCGTCAACGGCGTCGCCCTCGGCGGCGGCCTCGAGGTCGCGCTCAACTGCGACTACCGCACGGCCGCGTCCGACGTCCGCGCGCTCGCACTGCCCGAGACGGGCCTCGGCCTGGTGCCGGGCTGGGGCGGCGCCTACCTCGTGCCGCGTCTCGTCGGGATCGAGAAGGCGCTCGAGGTGATCCTCACGCGGCCCGCCGCGAACAAGCCGTACACGGCGCAGCAGGCCGCGGAGATCGGGCTCGTCGACGTCGTGCTCGACCCGGCGGACTTCCTCGAGGAGTCGGTGCGCTGGGCGGCACGTGTGCTGTCCGGCGAGATCGACGTGCCGCGTCGTCCGCTCGACGACGCCCCGACGTGGGAGGCCGCGGTCGGCGCGGCACGTGCCCGGCTCGACGCCACCGTGCACGGCTCGCGCCCTGCACCCGGCCGGGCCCTGGACCTCATGGCCGCTGCCCGCGTCGCCGACAAGGACACAGCGTTCGCTGCCGAGGACGAGGCCCTGGCCGACCTCATCCTCAGCGACGAGATGCGCGCGAGCGTGTACGCGTTCGGGCTCGTCCAGGGCGGCAAGAGGCCCACCGGCGCACCCGACAAGGCGCTCGCGCGACCCGTCACGCGGGTCGGCGTGGTCGGTGCCGGGCTCATGGCCGCGCAGATCGCGCTGCTGTTCGCCCAGCGGCTCGGCGTGCCCGTCGTCATGCGGGACCTCGACGAGGCGCGGGTCGAGCAGGGCCTGGGCGCGGTGCGCTCGACCGTCGAGCGGCTGGTGTCGGGTGGGCGCATGTCGTCCGACGCGGGGGCGCGGATCGTCGCGCAGGTCACCGGGTCGACTCACATCGGCGTTTTCGCGGGCTGCGACCTCGTCATCGAGGCCGTCACCGAGGTGCTGGACCTCAAGAAGCGCGTCTTCGCCGAGCTCGAGGGAGTGATCGCGCCCGACGCGATCCTGGCCACCAACACGTCCGCGCTGTCGATCACGCGCATGGCCGCCGACCTGCAGCACCCCGAGCGGGTCGTCGGGCTGCACTTCTTCAACCCCGTCGTGGCCATGCCGCTCGTGGAGGTGGTCCAGGCCGAGCAGACGTCCGACGAGGCGCTGGCCACCGCGTTCGCGGTGTCCGCGAAGCTGCGCAAGACCGCGGTGCTGGTCAAGGACCGCCCGGGCTTCGTCGTCAACCGGCTGCTGGTGCTGCTGCTCGGCAAGATCGTCGAGGCGGTCGAGCAGGGCACGCCCGTCGACGTCGCGGACCGTGCGCTCGACCCTCTCGGACTGCCGATGCCCCCGTTCGAGCTGTTCGACCTCGTCGGCCCGGCGGTCGGCCTGCACGTGCTGACGTCGTTGCGCGAGGACCTGGGCGAGCGGTTCCCCCGCTCCCCCGGCCTCGAGAAGCTCGTCGCGGACGGCACCAAGGTCGTGCAGGCGGCACCTGCCAAGGGCCTGCCCAAGCTCGTCGACCCGGCCGTGCAGGCCGTGTTCGACGCGGCGCGCGAGACGCCGGCCGCCGCCGAGCCGCTCGACGCCGCGGGCGTCCTCGACGCCGTCCTCACGGCGCTGACCGTCGAGATCGGCCACATGCTCGACGAGGGCGTCGTGGCCACGCCGCAGCAGATCGACCTGTGCATGATCCTGGGCGCCGGCTGGGGCTTCCACCTGGGCGGCATCACGCCGTACCTGGACCGCACGGGCTACAGCGAGAAGGTCCTCGGCCACCGTCTCCTCCCCGACGGCCTCGCCAACGTCCCCACCCACTGA
- the pflB gene encoding formate C-acetyltransferase yields MSITAVPSDRSDTAVPAAWEGFVTGPWTDHVDVRDFIQRNYTPYEGDASFLAGPTARTTGIWDKLSAMFPAEREKGVYDVDPATPSTITSHAPGYIDEDNEVIVGLQTDAPLKRAIIPNGGWRMVQTSLETYGYEAPQEIVDIFTKYRKTHNDGVFDVYPPNVRAARSSHIITGLPDAYGRGRIIGDYRRVALYGVDALIAQKKLEKASLDMERSVEDVIRDREELSEQIRALNELKQMAASYGYDISQPATNAREAVQWLYFAYLAAVKEQNGAAMSLGRTSTFLDVFLQRDMEAGVLSEEQAQEIIDDFVIKLRIVRFLRTPEYDQLFSGDPTWVTESIGGIGEDGRPLVTRTSFRYLQTLYNLGPAPEPNMTVFWSERLPEGFKRYCAQVSIDTSAVQYESDELIRASWGDDAAIACCVSPMRVGKQMQFFGARVNVAKALLYAINGGRDEITGKQVAPVAAPVEGDVLDYDDVMAKFDKTLDWLAETYVDALNCVHYMHDKYAYERIEMALHDRTVLRTLACGIAGLSVVADSLSAMKYAKVTPLRTADGLITEYAVEGDFPTYGNDDDRVDDIAVWLVRTFMEKIRALPTYRNALHTQSVLTITSNVVYGKNTGSTPDGRRLGEPFAPGANPMNGRDTHGMLASALSVAKLPYSEAQDGISLTSSIVPSGLGRTLDEQVTNLVGLLDAYVLSAGYHMNVNVLNRETLVDAMEHPENYPQLTIRVSGYAVNFVRLTREQQLDVLSRTFHGAV; encoded by the coding sequence ATGTCCATCACCGCCGTACCCAGCGACCGCAGCGACACCGCCGTACCCGCGGCCTGGGAGGGCTTCGTCACCGGGCCGTGGACCGACCACGTCGACGTCCGCGACTTCATCCAGCGCAACTACACGCCGTACGAGGGTGACGCGAGCTTCCTCGCAGGCCCCACCGCCCGCACCACGGGCATCTGGGACAAGCTGTCCGCGATGTTCCCCGCCGAGCGTGAGAAGGGCGTCTACGACGTCGACCCCGCCACGCCGTCGACGATCACGTCGCACGCCCCCGGCTACATCGACGAGGACAACGAGGTCATCGTCGGACTGCAGACCGACGCCCCGCTGAAGCGCGCGATCATCCCCAACGGCGGGTGGCGCATGGTGCAGACCTCGCTCGAGACCTACGGCTACGAGGCTCCGCAGGAGATCGTCGACATCTTCACCAAGTACCGCAAGACCCACAACGACGGGGTCTTCGACGTGTACCCGCCGAACGTGCGCGCCGCGCGCTCGTCCCACATCATCACCGGTCTGCCCGACGCCTACGGCCGCGGTCGCATCATCGGCGACTACCGCCGCGTCGCGCTGTACGGCGTGGACGCCCTCATCGCGCAGAAGAAGCTCGAGAAGGCCTCGCTCGACATGGAGCGCTCCGTCGAGGACGTCATCCGCGACCGCGAGGAGCTCTCCGAGCAGATCCGTGCGCTGAACGAGCTGAAGCAGATGGCCGCGTCCTACGGGTACGACATCTCCCAGCCCGCCACGAACGCCCGCGAGGCCGTGCAGTGGCTGTACTTCGCGTACCTCGCGGCCGTGAAGGAGCAGAACGGCGCGGCGATGTCGCTGGGCCGCACCTCGACCTTCCTCGACGTCTTCCTGCAGCGCGACATGGAGGCCGGCGTCCTGTCCGAGGAGCAGGCGCAGGAGATCATCGACGACTTCGTCATCAAGCTGCGGATCGTGCGCTTCCTGCGCACCCCGGAGTACGACCAGCTGTTCTCCGGCGACCCGACCTGGGTGACCGAGTCGATCGGCGGCATCGGCGAGGACGGGCGCCCGCTCGTCACCAGGACGTCGTTCCGCTACCTCCAGACGCTGTACAACCTGGGCCCGGCTCCCGAGCCCAACATGACGGTGTTCTGGAGCGAGCGGCTGCCCGAGGGCTTCAAGCGGTACTGCGCGCAGGTGTCGATCGACACCTCCGCCGTGCAGTACGAGTCGGACGAGCTCATCCGGGCTTCCTGGGGCGACGACGCGGCCATCGCGTGCTGCGTGTCCCCGATGCGCGTCGGCAAGCAGATGCAGTTCTTCGGCGCACGCGTCAACGTCGCCAAGGCGCTGCTGTACGCCATCAACGGCGGCCGCGACGAGATCACGGGCAAGCAGGTCGCCCCCGTGGCCGCACCCGTCGAGGGGGACGTCCTCGACTACGACGACGTCATGGCGAAGTTCGACAAGACGCTCGACTGGCTCGCCGAGACCTACGTCGACGCGTTGAACTGCGTGCACTACATGCACGACAAGTACGCGTACGAGCGCATCGAGATGGCACTGCACGACCGCACGGTCCTGCGGACGCTCGCCTGCGGTATCGCCGGCCTGTCCGTCGTGGCGGACTCGCTGTCGGCCATGAAGTACGCCAAGGTCACGCCGCTGCGCACCGCGGACGGCCTGATCACGGAGTACGCGGTCGAGGGCGACTTCCCGACGTACGGCAACGACGACGACCGCGTGGACGACATCGCCGTGTGGCTCGTGCGCACGTTCATGGAGAAGATCCGGGCGCTGCCGACCTACCGCAACGCCCTGCACACGCAGTCGGTGCTGACGATCACGTCCAACGTCGTGTACGGCAAGAACACCGGGTCGACCCCCGACGGGCGCAGGCTCGGCGAGCCGTTCGCCCCCGGCGCCAACCCGATGAACGGGCGCGACACGCACGGCATGCTCGCCTCGGCGCTGTCGGTGGCGAAGCTGCCGTACTCCGAGGCGCAGGACGGCATCTCGCTGACGTCGTCGATCGTGCCGTCCGGTCTGGGCCGCACCCTGGACGAGCAGGTGACCAACCTCGTCGGCCTGCTCGACGCGTACGTGCTGTCCGCCGGCTACCACATGAACGTCAACGTGCTGAACCGCGAGACGCTCGTGGACGCCATGGAGCACCCGGAGAACTACCCGCAGCTGACCATCCGGGTCTCCGGCTACGCCGTGAACTTCGTGCGGCTCACGCGCGAGCAGCAGCTCGACGTGCTGTCCCGCACCTTCCACGGCGCGGTCTGA
- a CDS encoding type IV toxin-antitoxin system AbiEi family antitoxin, with protein MTPPTIVDLRVMRAAGTPWRAAHELVTSTDYVRVFRSVLLHRSVADDPQARALAVALVLPDQAAVCGETAAWLHGIDARPPGRHHAPPQLQCLVPTGTARRRRPGLACREGVLPADDVAMVHGVPTTSPARTALDLARYAPAFIGLAALDAFAHAGLVTPQELHLRARGLRGARNIARARQLLELCEPSTESPGESWLRLRLFQAGLPRPVPQVSIRDAGGREVYRLDLGYPTQRVGVEYDGEAHHVVTAAQQHTDARRREDLWRRFGWSVVGVHRGDVLGARNHLERAVADMLGHEGPVLARQTW; from the coding sequence ATGACTCCTCCCACCATCGTCGACCTGCGGGTCATGCGTGCCGCGGGGACGCCGTGGCGAGCCGCCCACGAGCTCGTGACGTCCACCGACTACGTCCGGGTGTTCCGCTCGGTCCTGCTGCACCGGTCCGTCGCGGACGACCCGCAGGCGCGAGCGCTCGCAGTGGCTCTGGTGCTCCCCGACCAGGCTGCGGTCTGCGGTGAGACGGCCGCATGGCTGCACGGCATCGACGCGCGGCCGCCGGGTCGCCACCACGCACCGCCACAGCTGCAGTGCCTCGTGCCGACCGGAACGGCCCGGCGCCGACGCCCGGGCCTCGCGTGCCGCGAAGGCGTTCTCCCCGCGGACGACGTCGCGATGGTCCACGGCGTCCCGACGACATCGCCCGCGCGGACCGCCCTCGACCTCGCGCGTTACGCGCCGGCGTTCATCGGTCTCGCCGCGCTCGACGCCTTCGCGCACGCAGGCCTCGTCACGCCACAGGAGCTGCACCTGCGGGCGCGAGGGCTGCGAGGCGCCCGGAACATCGCACGCGCACGCCAGCTCCTCGAGCTGTGCGAGCCGTCGACCGAGTCACCCGGTGAGTCGTGGCTCCGCCTCCGCCTCTTCCAGGCGGGACTTCCCCGGCCGGTGCCCCAGGTCAGCATCCGGGACGCCGGCGGTCGCGAGGTGTACCGGCTCGATCTCGGGTACCCGACACAGCGCGTGGGCGTCGAGTACGACGGCGAGGCACACCACGTCGTGACGGCGGCGCAGCAGCACACCGACGCGCGTCGGCGCGAGGACCTCTGGCGCCGGTTCGGCTGGAGCGTGGTCGGCGTCCACCGGGGAGACGTCCTCGGGGCGCGGAACCACCTGGAGCGGGCCGTGGCGGACATGCTCGGCCACGAGGGCCCGGTGCTCGCCCGCCAGACCTGGTGA
- a CDS encoding HRDC domain-containing protein: MEVEASQGGPGADEQPEAPAVVPLLEPADGIPEVVATPEALAATVAAFAAGTGPVAVDAERASGYRYGQRTYLVQLRREDAGTALIDPVALPDLSTLSAALVGVEWVLHAASQDLPGLAEQGMRPSRVFDTELAARLLGMERVGLAAVVADTLGLGLAKEHSAVDWSTRPLPTEWLRYAALDVEVLVEVRQVLAERLAVSGKAEWARQEFEAVRTAPPPAPRAEPWRRVSGLHNVRDARRLAVVRELYATRDRNARERDISPGRVLPDAAIVAAAQALPRTVGQLTALPAFMGKGTRRRAALWQSAIDRAVALPDAELPATRGPASDGPPPARVWGDRDPAAARRLAAARTLVAGLSQEHDVPVENLVQPDLLRRICWSPPAPLDEAHVGVAMAAGGARPWQVELLAGRLAAALSAA, translated from the coding sequence ATGGAGGTCGAGGCGTCGCAGGGCGGCCCGGGCGCGGACGAGCAGCCCGAGGCGCCGGCCGTCGTCCCCCTGCTCGAGCCGGCCGACGGGATCCCCGAGGTCGTCGCGACACCGGAGGCCCTCGCCGCGACCGTAGCGGCGTTCGCAGCGGGCACGGGCCCGGTCGCGGTCGACGCCGAGCGAGCCTCCGGCTACCGCTACGGCCAGCGCACGTACCTCGTGCAGCTGCGGCGCGAGGACGCGGGCACGGCGCTGATCGACCCGGTCGCGCTGCCCGACCTGTCGACCCTGTCGGCGGCGCTCGTCGGTGTGGAATGGGTGCTGCACGCGGCGTCCCAGGACCTCCCCGGTCTCGCCGAGCAGGGGATGCGGCCGTCGCGCGTCTTCGACACCGAGCTCGCCGCACGCCTGCTCGGCATGGAGCGGGTCGGGCTGGCCGCCGTCGTCGCGGACACCCTCGGGCTCGGGCTGGCCAAGGAGCACTCGGCCGTGGACTGGTCGACGCGTCCGCTGCCGACGGAGTGGCTGCGGTACGCCGCACTCGACGTCGAGGTGCTCGTCGAGGTGCGGCAGGTGCTCGCCGAGCGGCTCGCGGTGTCGGGCAAGGCCGAGTGGGCGCGGCAGGAGTTCGAGGCCGTGCGCACCGCCCCGCCGCCGGCACCGCGGGCCGAGCCCTGGCGTCGCGTCTCGGGTCTGCACAACGTCCGCGACGCCCGCCGCCTGGCCGTCGTGCGCGAGCTGTACGCGACGCGCGACCGCAACGCGCGCGAGCGTGACATCTCCCCCGGCCGGGTGCTGCCGGACGCCGCGATCGTCGCCGCCGCCCAGGCGCTGCCGCGCACGGTCGGCCAGCTCACCGCGCTGCCCGCGTTCATGGGCAAGGGCACGCGTCGGCGCGCGGCACTGTGGCAGTCCGCGATCGACCGGGCCGTGGCGCTGCCGGACGCGGAGCTGCCCGCCACGCGCGGCCCTGCGAGTGACGGTCCGCCTCCCGCCCGGGTGTGGGGCGACCGCGACCCTGCCGCGGCGCGCCGCCTGGCTGCCGCGCGCACGCTCGTCGCGGGGCTGTCGCAGGAGCACGACGTGCCCGTCGAGAACCTCGTCCAGCCGGACCTGCTGCGTCGGATCTGCTGGTCGCCACCGGCGCCCCTCGACGAGGCGCACGTCGGTGTCGCGATGGCGGCCGGGGGCGCTCGGCCGTGGCAGGTCGAGCTGCTGGCCGGGCGGCTGGCCGCGGCGCTCTCCGCCGCCTGA
- a CDS encoding LuxR C-terminal-related transcriptional regulator — protein sequence MTIEPLRRDVRDIPARRAPGVTGLPTSRRVPPATPPARHPMCVVVTQISDGEGDQLVRALRRRGAHRVVVLARRAGREELRTLLSGGLRGGVASTTETSAAPARVAPAPVQPAADLSARELSVLARVAEGRTNRLIGEELGLSALTVKSHLARISRKLGTGDRAELVAIAIRNRMID from the coding sequence GTGACCATCGAGCCTCTTCGACGCGACGTCCGCGACATCCCGGCCCGTCGGGCGCCGGGCGTCACCGGCCTGCCCACGTCGCGGCGGGTACCGCCGGCGACTCCCCCGGCCCGGCACCCGATGTGCGTGGTCGTCACCCAGATCTCCGACGGCGAGGGCGACCAGCTGGTGCGCGCCCTGCGCCGGCGCGGCGCCCACCGTGTGGTCGTCCTGGCGCGCCGCGCCGGGCGCGAGGAGCTGCGCACGCTGCTCTCCGGGGGTCTGCGCGGTGGTGTGGCCAGCACCACCGAGACCTCGGCGGCTCCCGCCCGCGTCGCCCCCGCGCCCGTGCAGCCCGCCGCCGACCTCAGCGCGCGCGAGCTCAGCGTCCTCGCACGCGTCGCGGAGGGCCGGACCAACCGCCTCATCGGCGAGGAGCTCGGCCTGTCCGCGCTCACGGTCAAGAGCCACCTGGCACGGATCTCGCGCAAGCTGGGCACGGGCGACCGCGCCGAGCTCGTGGCGATCGCGATCCGCAACCGCATGATCGACTGA
- a CDS encoding DUF3000 domain-containing protein: MSPAGPEDVPAEFVRALRSLRGVPVRPEVVLDEVPGPARIAPFSAALTAEVRTARRSVAADDLASGRFVVLYDPEGQEAWEGSFRLVTLVRASLESEVGADPLLAEVAWSWFHDALASAGVDAHATGGTVTRVLSQSFGALERRDEQTELEIRASWTSWDENLGPHLTAWSTLMCTAAGLPPLPEGVVPLPRR; the protein is encoded by the coding sequence GTGAGCCCAGCCGGACCCGAGGACGTCCCCGCCGAGTTCGTCCGCGCGCTGCGATCGCTGCGCGGCGTGCCCGTTCGCCCCGAGGTGGTGCTGGACGAGGTGCCGGGACCGGCACGGATCGCACCCTTCTCCGCCGCGCTCACCGCCGAGGTCCGCACGGCGCGCCGCTCGGTCGCAGCCGACGACCTCGCATCGGGCCGGTTCGTGGTGCTCTACGACCCCGAGGGGCAGGAGGCGTGGGAGGGCTCCTTCCGGCTCGTCACGCTCGTGCGCGCCAGCCTGGAGTCCGAGGTCGGCGCCGACCCGCTGCTGGCCGAGGTCGCGTGGTCGTGGTTCCACGACGCGCTCGCGTCGGCGGGGGTCGACGCGCACGCCACGGGCGGCACGGTGACGCGCGTGCTCTCCCAGAGCTTCGGCGCGCTCGAGCGCCGCGACGAGCAGACCGAGCTCGAGATCCGCGCGTCCTGGACCTCCTGGGACGAGAACCTCGGACCGCACCTGACCGCCTGGTCCACCCTGATGTGCACCGCCGCGGGCCTGCCGCCGCTGCCCGAGGGCGTCGTCCCGCTCCCCCGTCGCTGA
- a CDS encoding thiolase family protein, translated as MPSPSRPADARVPAARRVVFVDGVRTPFGRARKDGLYAHTRADDLAVRTVRELLRRHPQLPPERVDDVALAATTQQGDQGLTLGRTVAMLAGLPTTVPGFAIDRMCAGAMTAVTTTASAIGFGAQDVTIAGGVEHMGHHPMGFDADPNPRFLAERLVAPDALNMGVTAENLHDRFPSLTRERADAYGVASQAKYAAALAAGKIEPDLVPVALRDPEQGWGLATADEPPRPGTTVEAIAGLPTPFRPGGRVTAGTAAPLTDGAAACLLAAEDVATELGLPVRMRLVAFAFAGVEPEVMGIGPVPATHKALERAGLSIDDIGLFEINEAFAVQVLSFLDAFGIADDDPRVNPYGGAIAVGHPLASSGVRLMTQLARQFEEHPEVRYGITTMCVGLGQGGTVIWENPHFSVEEDAR; from the coding sequence ATGCCGAGCCCGTCCCGTCCCGCCGACGCCCGGGTGCCCGCCGCCCGCCGCGTCGTCTTCGTCGACGGGGTGCGCACCCCGTTCGGTCGCGCCCGCAAGGACGGTCTGTACGCGCACACCCGCGCGGACGACCTCGCCGTGCGCACGGTGCGCGAGCTGCTGCGCCGCCACCCGCAGCTGCCGCCCGAGCGCGTCGACGACGTCGCGCTGGCCGCCACGACCCAGCAGGGCGACCAGGGTCTGACCCTGGGGCGCACCGTCGCGATGCTCGCCGGGCTGCCGACGACCGTCCCCGGATTCGCGATCGACCGCATGTGCGCCGGCGCCATGACGGCCGTGACGACGACCGCGTCGGCCATCGGGTTCGGCGCGCAGGACGTGACGATCGCCGGCGGTGTCGAGCACATGGGCCACCACCCCATGGGCTTCGACGCCGACCCCAACCCCCGCTTCCTCGCCGAGCGGCTCGTCGCGCCCGACGCCCTCAACATGGGCGTCACCGCCGAGAACCTGCACGACCGGTTCCCCAGCCTGACCCGCGAGCGCGCCGACGCGTACGGCGTCGCCAGCCAGGCCAAGTACGCGGCCGCGCTGGCCGCCGGCAAGATCGAGCCCGACCTCGTCCCCGTCGCGCTGCGCGACCCCGAGCAGGGGTGGGGCCTGGCGACCGCTGACGAGCCCCCGCGCCCCGGCACCACGGTCGAGGCGATCGCCGGACTGCCGACGCCGTTCCGCCCCGGCGGCCGCGTCACCGCCGGTACCGCCGCGCCGCTCACCGACGGCGCGGCCGCGTGCCTGCTCGCCGCCGAGGACGTCGCCACCGAGCTCGGCCTGCCCGTGCGCATGCGGCTCGTCGCGTTCGCGTTCGCGGGCGTCGAACCCGAGGTCATGGGCATCGGCCCCGTGCCCGCGACCCACAAGGCGCTCGAGCGCGCCGGCCTGAGCATCGACGACATCGGCCTGTTCGAGATCAACGAGGCCTTCGCGGTGCAGGTGCTGTCGTTCCTCGACGCGTTCGGCATCGCCGACGACGACCCCCGCGTCAACCCCTACGGCGGCGCGATCGCCGTCGGCCACCCCCTCGCCTCGTCGGGCGTGCGGCTCATGACACAGCTCGCACGGCAGTTCGAGGAGCACCCCGAGGTCCGCTACGGCATCACGACCATGTGCGTCGGCCTCGGCCAGGGCGGCACCGTCATCTGGGAGAACCCGCACTTCAGCGTCGAGGAGGACGCCCGATGA
- the pflA gene encoding pyruvate formate-lyase-activating protein, which translates to MTTTAQTGAPVVPLGVPLVGGSHTRAQGQGTAGLETVEADRAERLAAVREGRVGSVHSWELVTAVDGPGTRLTIFLSGCPLRCLYCHNPDTMQMRRGTDVTADELLARIARYRGVFRATGGGVTISGGEPLMQPAFVRRLVRGAAAMDVPVAIDTSGYLGAHATDEMLDDVSLVLLDVKSGLPETYLRVTGRELQPTLDFGRRLAARGTRMWIRFVLVPGLTDAPENVAAVADYVASLGEAVERVEVLPFHQMGRDKWADLGMRYELDDTEPPTPEATEVVRDAFRARGLTTF; encoded by the coding sequence ATGACCACCACCGCGCAGACCGGCGCACCTGTCGTGCCGCTCGGGGTGCCGCTCGTCGGCGGGTCGCACACTCGCGCGCAGGGACAGGGCACCGCAGGTCTCGAGACCGTCGAGGCGGACCGCGCCGAGCGGCTCGCGGCGGTCCGCGAGGGACGCGTCGGGTCCGTGCACTCGTGGGAGCTCGTCACGGCCGTCGACGGTCCCGGAACGCGCCTGACGATCTTCCTCTCCGGGTGCCCCCTGCGGTGCCTGTACTGCCACAACCCCGACACGATGCAGATGCGGCGGGGCACCGACGTCACCGCCGACGAGCTGCTCGCGCGCATCGCGCGGTACCGCGGCGTGTTCCGTGCGACGGGCGGTGGCGTGACGATCTCCGGCGGTGAGCCCCTCATGCAGCCGGCGTTCGTGCGGCGCCTGGTGCGCGGGGCCGCTGCCATGGACGTGCCGGTCGCGATCGACACCTCGGGGTACCTCGGCGCGCACGCCACGGACGAGATGCTGGACGACGTGTCGCTCGTCCTGCTCGACGTGAAGTCCGGCCTGCCCGAGACCTACCTGAGGGTCACGGGGCGTGAGCTGCAGCCGACGCTCGACTTCGGCCGGCGCCTGGCGGCGCGCGGCACCCGCATGTGGATCCGGTTCGTGCTCGTCCCCGGCCTGACGGACGCGCCCGAGAACGTGGCGGCCGTCGCCGACTACGTCGCGTCGCTGGGCGAGGCCGTCGAGCGGGTCGAGGTCCTGCCGTTCCACCAGATGGGCCGCGACAAGTGGGCCGACCTCGGCATGCGCTACGAGCTCGACGACACCGAGCCCCCGACGCCGGAGGCCACCGAGGTCGTGCGCGACGCTTTCCGCGCTCGTGGCCTGACGACCTTCTGA